The nucleotide window ACTTCACTTATACAGCCAACCTATTGCTATGCATCACAAAAACAAAGTTAACTGTTGCATAGTCAAGAGTTTGTTTACTATTGTGTCTTATAGTTAACGAAATTTTTGGACGGGTCTCGGCGGAAACTTGTAAAATTTTACTAAAAAAGTATCAGAGTAGAAAATATGGCGAGCTTCAATGGAAATCTGGACGGGGAGGTCACAGGTCTCATACAACTGGCACACGAAAAGTCCATATCCGGCAGGACGGAACTTTTCCAGGCCATTGCTGACCTGCTGGAACGGCGTCATCACGACCTTTCCACCCGGGAACTCTCCCTCATGTCCGATATTCTCGGCACTCTGTTCCATCATGTGGAAATGGATGTTCGCAAAAAGCTGGCCGAACGGCTTGCCACAAGACTGGATACGTCGGTCGACCTGATTATCCTGCTCGCCAATGACGAAATAGAAGTCGCCCGTCCCGTCCTTATGCTGAGCAAGCTTCTGGACGATAATAATCTGATCAAAATCATCCGGCACAAGACAATTCAGCACCAGCTCAGCATCACAGCCCGAAGACATCTTTCCTCAGCCGTCTGCAGGGAACTGGTGACGACCGGCAACGACAAGGTGGTCGTCTCCCTGCTTTCCAACCGGGACGCCAGGATTGATAACGACACCCTGGCCGGACTTGTTGAAAAGGCCCGTGGTCGGGAGGATATCCAGGCACCGTTGATAAAGCGGGAAGACCTGCCTCGGGAACTCTGTGCACAAATGTACGAATGGGTCTCGGATTCACTGAAAGAAGTTATTCTTCAAACCCATTCCATGTCCGAGAGCGATATCAACGAGATCGTCAGCGGTACGCTCGAAGATATCCGGGATGAAAATGAAACACTTGCCAACCAGGTCGGTGCAGAGGAAAACCTGATCGAGAAACTGAGCACGGCAGGAAAACTGAGCCCGTCTTTCCTGATGAAATCCCTGGGCCAGGGACAGGTTTCCCTGTTTGAACTCGGATTTGCCAAACTCGCTAATATTCCAAAGGATATTATGAGTTCCATCCTTTACGACCGGGGATCGGAAGCCCTGGCCATTGCCTGCCGAGCTATCAATATCGATCGTAGTGTCTTCCTGACCATCTATCGCATGACCCGGGAAGCCCGCGACATGGAAAGCAAACTTAGCCAGGAAGAAATCGACCGGGCCTATGACCGCTTTAACAATATGGACCCGAGACGGGCCCAACTGACCCTGCACAGCTGGGTCCAGGACGCCACAAAGACACGCCTGTTCTGACCCCTCACCGATTCTTGAATGGATTAATGCGTTTTATGTGTTTATAAAAGCATCAATAAACATATAAAACGGAGTACTGGAATCCCGATGATCGATCCATTCGGACGTCATATCACTTATTTGCGGCTGTCGGTGACTGACCGCTGCGATTTCCGGTGCCAGTATTGTATGGCGGAAAATATGCAGTTCCTGCCAAAAGCCGAGGTACTGAGCCTGGAAGAGCTGGAAGTCCTGTGTACTGCCTTCATCAGCAAAGGGGTCCGCAAGATCCGCCTCACCGGCGGGGAACCCCTGGTCCGCAAGAACATCATGTCTCTGGTCAATAATCTCGGCAGATATGTACAGGATGGCATACTTGATGAACTGACCCTGACCACCAACGGCAGCCAGCTTGAGAAATATGCCGCAGACCTTTACCGGGCCGGCATGCGCCGGATAAATGTTTCCCTGGATACGCTTGATGAGGCAAAATTTCGCCATATCACCCGCTGGGGCCAGCTTGACAAGGTGTTGCAGGGTATCCGGGCCGCACAGGATGCCGGACTTTCCGTCAAAATCAACATGGTGGCCCTGAAGGGCGTTAATGACGATGAAATAGAAAGCATGCTTGGCTGGTGCGGCAAAAATAATATGGATCTGACCCTGATCGAAACAATGCCGCTGGGTGAAATCGACGTCAATCGCCACGACCAGTATCTCTCCCTGCAAAAAGTCCGCGACAAGCTTTCCGACAATTGGACCCTGACAGAAAGTGACTTCCGGACCGGCGGTCCTGCACGCTATTACACTGTCGGGGAAACCGGCCGAAAGCTTGGCCTGATTACCCCGATGAGTCACAATTTCTGTGACAGCTGCAACAGAATCCGGGTCACCTGCACGGGTGAGCTTTACATGTGTCTGGGACATGAGGACAATGTTGACCTGAGGCAGGTTATACGGAATCATCAGGGAGACCGGCAGGCATTGGAAAATGCCATTATCTCCGCTGTGTCCAGCAAGCCCGAAAGGCATTATTTCACCATTGATCCGGATCACAACCGGCCGACGCTGCAACGTCATATGAGCATGACTGGTGGATAAGTGGATAAAATGACCAAAAATGACCTGAAACTTGCCTTGGTAAACAGCGATACTGAAACGGCTATTTCTTCCGCTGAAAAACTCAGGGAGTTCTACAAGTTCGTACCGGTCGAAGAGGCTGATGTGATTGTCGCCCTTGGCGGTGACGGTTATATGCTCCACCTGATGCACGACCTTCTGCATAATGACACGCCAATATTCGGGATGAACTGCGGGACTGTCGGTTTTTTGATGAACAAATTCGGTGTCGGAAATCTGGTCAAACGGATCAGGCAGGCAGAATCCTATTGCTTTCACCCCTTGAAAATGTCGGCAATAACGACGTCCGGAGAATCCCACACGGCGCTGGCCATCAACGAGGTTTCCCTTCTTCGGGAAACACGCCAGACGGCCAAGATCAAGATATTTGTTGATGAAAAGGAACGCATGGACGAACTTGTCTGTGATGGTGTTCTTGTCGCCACTCCGGCAGGCAGCACCGCCTATAACCTGTCTGCCCACGGCCCGATCATTCCGCTTGGCTCAGATGTGGTCGCCCTGACGCCGATCAGCGCCTTCCGGCCCAGAAGGTGGCGCGGGGCGCTTTTACCGCAAAAGGCCAAAATCCGTTTTGAAATCATTCATCCAGGAAAAAGACCAGTCAGTGCGGTTGCCGACATCCAGGAAGTCCGTGATGTGGCCAGTGTTACTATTGAACAGGACAAGTCAATTGAAATTACTTTGCTTTTTGACAAGGAACATACGCTGGAAGAGCGTATCCTGAACGAACAGTTCATCAACTGAGGGAAAAGGGGATAACAAAGTGACGGCGACGGGGAAGCAAAAGATTGTCACGCCACCTAACAACCTGCTGAAAAAAATGGGCGGGAAAATAACAGGCATCGACTGGCAGGCCATTGAGCGGGCCAACAGGTCGGTAGCCGGTATCCAGGGAATGATTGCGGACAATATGCTGCAGGACCTGAAAAAACTGAACCATGCCCTGCACAGTTACCTGGAAGACTTTCCTGTGGAAAAACCCGAGGACACCGAACTCTATAACAAGGCCTTTGAGACCAAGGGCCTGGCCGGAACAATCGGCTATGACCTGATCGGAAAAGTCTGCGCCTCTCTTTGTGACATGCTGGACAAGTGCGGCCAGGACCATAATGATTTTATTACCGGCCTGAATGCCCACGTCCAGGCCATCCAGATCATTCTGTCCAGTGGCGATATGGATGAAACGGCCCCGGTCAATCGGGAGCTTCTGTCAGGGCTTGGTAAAATGATCGATAAAATGGCCTGTTAGATACAGACCAGCAAAGTCAGTCTGTTTGGGCGATCGGCAGAATCACTGTAAATTCAGATCCCTCGTTCACCACACTGTACAGTCTGATATCTCCGCCCATCTGCTGGGCCAGGTGCCGGGAAATATGCAGCCCCAGTCCTGTGCCTTCTTCCTTGCGGGAATAGATATTGTCGGTCGCCTGGTGGAATTTCTCGAAGACCAGATCCTGCTGGTTCTGCGGAATGCCGATACCGGTATCCCAGACGGTCACAGCTACATGATTGCGATCCAGTTTCTTGACCTGTATGCCGATTTCGCCATATTCCGGTGTAAATTTCACCGCATTGCTCAACAGATTCACAAAAATCTGCGTCGCCCGGCGCTCATCAACATTGACCGTGTAATCCTGAGTGATTTTGACGTTGCTGGTGTCGAGATATTTGCTGTTGGCCCGCAAAATAGTCAGGTTCAGGGCTTTCACTATAATATCCGCCAGAGAAGTCGGCGTCAGTTCCAGGGACAGTTTTCCGCTTTCCAGGACCGCCACATCGAGAACATCATTGATCAGTTCAAGCAGGTGCTTGCCGGCATTCATAATATCCGTGCTGTAGGAAACATACTGGGGATTGAGATCGCCGAAGACTTCGAGATTCATCGCCTCGGCAAAACCGATAATCGCATTCAGCGGCGTACGCAGCTCATGACTCATGGCGGCAAGAAACTCGCTCTTGGCATTAAGCGAGGCCTCGGCCTCGGCAGAAGCCATATCAAGCTGGATATTCTTGTTGGTCAGTTCCTCAAGGGTGTTTTCCAGAGATTTCTGAACAGCCAGGGTCTCCATCCGGGCCCTGTAGTTGACCGTAACATCCATGCCGGCGCCGCGGTAACCCTGAAATGCGCCAGTTTCACTGTCAAACAAAGGAACGCCGCTCAGATGTATATAAACTTCTTCACCGTCCTGGTCTTCGATCACAAGAAGATAGTCCCGGAACGGCTTGTAAAGGTCGAGGAAATCGTCACAGATGATTTCCTCGCCGTCTATATCTTTTTTCAGGGTTCCGATCTGTTCAAACCGTTTGCCGTTCATCATGAAGGCCGGCAAGCCGGTCAGAGACGTCAGGCGTTCGGAGACAAAGGTTATCCGGTAATCCCGATCAACTTCCCAGTACCAGTCAGATGTCGCCCGGGCAAAATCCCGGAACCTCTGCTGCATAAGGTTTTCGTTGCGTTCCTGTTTTTTCTGCTGCGTACAGTCAACATAAGTGCCGCCGACAGCGATAACATACCCCTGATCATCACAAATGGGGAAATGTCGCGATCTGTAGTAGCGGACCTCCTTCTGAACCAGGATCTGTTCTTCCGATACCATCGTCTGTCTGGTCAGCTGTACTTCATTCAGAATGGCAACCAGACTCGACGGCAGAGTTCTGTTTTCCGTCTGGTTGTTGCCCCGTCCTGACACAGAACAGGTACTGACAAGTTCGCGATATCTGTCATTGACGTAAACCAGTTCTCCCTCGACAGAAGCAACATAGAGGGGGACGGCATCGTCGATATTCATCCGGTCGATCAGCGTTCTGACCTGGGCCAACAGACGGGAAGACACTCCCTTTTTGCCCTCACTCTGTTTCCCGCGTCGCAGCTTTTCAAGAGTTTCCAGTGGCACAATTGTCTGACTGGTGGGTGCCCCCGTCAGACTATCATCCCCTGCGTCATGATAAAATTCTGATTTTCCGTGCATGACTTATATTGCCTCTTTCATGTCCGTCAGCGCATCCTGATATCCAAGATCGCGCTGCCAGTGTCTTACCGCCGCCTTTGCATTGGCCGCTTTTATATCGTTATACATGGTAAGTATTGACTTCAGCAGACTGGTCGCCCGGGCCTTTCCGCCAGAACGGGTCTGCATAACCAACAGAAACAACGAGGTGAATTCCTCTTTACTAAGCCCGATAGATTTTGCAATGACGGCAAGGCTTTCCCCGGTTCTTTCCCGGAAAGCCCGCCAGACAATTTTGACATTAAGACCGGCCATCTGTGACAGACCGGCCACAGCCAGATTGACTTTTTCCTGCCTCATCGACTGAAGAATAAATGTCGCATTCAGCCTGTCTTCTTCATCCAGCTTGCGCGCCAGCTTCAGAGCCTTGTCCATGACGCCGTCTTCTTCACCGGTCTGCTGAAGAGAATGTTTGGTTGCCATCTCGATGGCATCATCCAGCAGCGTTTCATCAACATCAAATTCCTTGACGATGCGACGACGCAAGGCAGCCGATACCCACCAGTACATCCGATAAGCCAGAGCGGGTGGCAGGTCCTGCCGGCCGAGAAGAGGTTCCTGGAAACGGTCGAAGCTTTTCGATTCTGCCACCAGATACTCAAGGGACGCTTCGGAAATTTCCGCACTTCCGTTATTGATCAGCGCCTCGACAACATCTTCATTGCCATGCTCGATCAATTCATCACTCACATCCGCGCTCACAAATTCCCTGACGGCAATAGCCAGTCTGTGCGCATCGGTACGGTTCCTGATGACCTCGATCAGCTGTGCATCATGCAAAAGGGGGTTCTTTTCGAGCAGAGGCCGGGCGACATCAATCTTGTCATTGGCGAGCATCGAAACCAGTTCACCGGACAGGTCGACAGACTCCGCCAGACGCCGGGCCAGTTCCTTGCGGACATGATGTTCAACATTGAGAATAAGCTTGGAAAGGATGTCATTCATGAGCGCACGTTCGTGCTCATTCAGTCGGCCGCCGGGGCTCAAAAACAAGTCAGTAATGTTTTCCACAAGCTCATTGCGTGCAGATACCGACTTGTTGGCTGCGAGTCTGATTAACTCGTCCGCTTTATACCCCTTATCCAGTGCGCCCATATTGGTTCAGCTGCCTACACTTCCTGTTAATTGTTTATCCGACTTTTCCGGGCCTTGACGACCAAAACTCTTGTATCCCCCCTTTTTAAGTCGTGATCGTTAAGAAACCCTAAAAATTCCTCTAAAGAAAAGCTAATAAATCACTGTAATTCATTATCTTCTTCCTACAATCGTGAAATACAAAATATAAGAAATACCGGGCGGTTGAAAGCGGCAAAGGCGTGATTTGACCAATTTCACAGGATATTTTTATGATTCATGTCCGAAAATGGCGAGTTTAATCCACAAGTTATGTTAGGTTTCTGGCATGAACAGAGAAAACAGTCATATTTCGATGGATCGGGACCAATGTTACCAGGCTCTGCTGAGTCGGGATAAACGGTACGACGGGAAGTTCTTCACAGCGGTGATGACCACCGGTATTTTCTGTCGGCCAGTGTGTCCGGCCAGACCGCCCAAGAAGGAAAACTGCTCGTTCCTGCCAAGTGCCGGCGCCGCCATGGCCGCCGGTTTTCGCCCCTGTCTGCGGTGCCGGCCGGAGGTATCCCCGGAACTCCCCGGATGGCGGGGCACAGCAAGTACAGTGACAAAGGCCCTGCGCATGATCAATGACGGCGCCCTCAATGAAGGCTCGGTCGAGGATCTGGCCGACAGGGTAGGCCTTGGCAGTCGCCATCTCCGCCGACTTTTTGACCAGCATCTGGGTGCTTCTCCCAAGGAAATCGCAGATACCCGGCGATTGCTGTTTGCCAAACAACTGATAACGGAAACCTCCCTGCCCCTGACGGAAGTTGCCCTGGCAGCCGGTTATAACAGCTTGCGTCGCTTTAACGACGCCTTCCATACCTGTTACAAAAAAGCCCCCCGGGATATGCGGCGTGGTAAACAATCCGATACAGGAGAAGACGGCGGACTGCAGCTTACACTGAGATATACACCGCCCTACAGCTGGTTCTGGATCAGAAACTATTTCAAAGGCAGAACCCTGAAAAATATCGAAAATATAACCGATACATCCTATCAAAGATCCTTTGAACTGAACGGCCGGGGCGGATATTTCACCGCCAAACATCTACCCGATCAATCCGCCTTCAGGATCAGCATTTTCTATCCGGAAATCTCTCATCTGGCCCCCATCGTCGGCCGTATCCGCCAGCTTTTCGATCTGGATTGCAACATCCAGAGCGTCAACGACTATCTCCGGCAGGACCCCCGGCTTGACGACACCGTCAGCCGTAACCCGGGCATCAGGATACCCGGATGCTGGGACCCTTTTGAACTGTCCATCCGGGCGATTCTCGGCCAGCAGGTCAGCGTGGAGGGGGGCACCACCCTGACCAGTCGCCTGGTCCGGAAACTGGGCCGGCCGCTTGTTGGTGCGCCAGCCAACCTGTCCTTGATTTTTCCGCGACCGGAGGACGTTGCAGGCGCAGACCTGTCCGATATCGGTATCCCCAAAAGCAGACAGGATGTTCTGAAACTGTTTTCCGCCAAGGTGGCGGATGATCCGGACTTTCTGTTTCGTCCGTCACAACTGGATGAACTTATCCAGAGCCTTTGCGCCCTGAAAGGCATTGGTCCCTGGACAGCCAACTATATTGCCATGCGCGGCCTGAGGGAACCTGACGCCTTCCCGGTCAGCGACCTCGGCCTGATCAAGGCCCTCGACCTGCAGGAGAGCAAAAAAGCACGCCTCGAAATGCTGCAGATTGCCGAGAACTGGCGTCCCTTCCGGGCCTATGCCACCATGTATCTCTGGTCTTCCCTCACACAGGAAACACACAAATGACCCAACTTACCATCGACCATATCAAAAGCCCGGTCGGCATAATCTTTGCCATCAGCAATAGGGACAAACTCTGCGCCCTGGATTTCGAGGAGTTTGAAGACAGGATGCACCGTCTGCTCGCCAAACGACATGATAGTTACGACCTGACTGAGCAGAAAAATACATTTCTGCGGGACAGGCTTGATCGTTATTTTTCAGGCAATATGGACAGTTTTAACGATATTGAGGTGGAGATTTCAGGCACCCCGTTCCAGAGCAGGGTCTGGCAGGCCCTCAGAACCATACCGGCGGGTGAAACCTGGTCCTATAAAGACCTTGCCGCAGCAGTCGGCAATCCAAAGGCCGTCCGGGCCGTGGGGACCGCCAACGGTCAAAACCCCGTTGCTATTATCATCCCCTGTCACCGGGTAATCGGCAGTGACGGCGGCCTTGCCGGCTATGCCGGAGGGATTGAGCGGAAACGACGGCTGCTGGAACTGGAAGGTATCAGCTTTCCGGAGAAATAAGGCTGCGTATAAGCTCCGAAATCTCAAGAACCAGCTTTTTCCGCACACTGCTTTTTCGAAAATAAAGCCCGATGGTGCGGCTTGGCGCATCACCGGCAAAGGGACGGTAAACGACACCTTCCTGTTCCCTCACTGCAAATTCAGGCATCAGGGTCATGCCCACATCAGCCGCGACCATCTGCCGCAGGGTTTCCAGGCTGGTGGCCCGGAATTCGGTATTTTCCCGGGCGCCGACAAGTGTGCAGACTTCGAGCGCCTGCATCCGCAGGCAATGCCCCTCCTCCAGCAACAACAAACTTTCATGCCGGATATCATCCAGTGAAATGCTTTTACGGCGGGCGAGGTCGTGCCTCTCCGGCAGTGCCAGCAGGAATTTTTCGGTGAACAGCTCTTCATAGTCCAGCTGGTCCTCCTCCACCGGTACCGCCAGCAGGGCAGCCTCGATCTCCCCCGCCTTGATTTTTTCGG belongs to Emcibacter sp. and includes:
- a CDS encoding DUF2336 domain-containing protein gives rise to the protein MGALDKGYKADELIRLAANKSVSARNELVENITDLFLSPGGRLNEHERALMNDILSKLILNVEHHVRKELARRLAESVDLSGELVSMLANDKIDVARPLLEKNPLLHDAQLIEVIRNRTDAHRLAIAVREFVSADVSDELIEHGNEDVVEALINNGSAEISEASLEYLVAESKSFDRFQEPLLGRQDLPPALAYRMYWWVSAALRRRIVKEFDVDETLLDDAIEMATKHSLQQTGEEDGVMDKALKLARKLDEEDRLNATFILQSMRQEKVNLAVAGLSQMAGLNVKIVWRAFRERTGESLAVIAKSIGLSKEEFTSLFLLVMQTRSGGKARATSLLKSILTMYNDIKAANAKAAVRHWQRDLGYQDALTDMKEAI
- the moaA gene encoding GTP 3',8-cyclase MoaA, giving the protein MIDPFGRHITYLRLSVTDRCDFRCQYCMAENMQFLPKAEVLSLEELEVLCTAFISKGVRKIRLTGGEPLVRKNIMSLVNNLGRYVQDGILDELTLTTNGSQLEKYAADLYRAGMRRINVSLDTLDEAKFRHITRWGQLDKVLQGIRAAQDAGLSVKINMVALKGVNDDEIESMLGWCGKNNMDLTLIETMPLGEIDVNRHDQYLSLQKVRDKLSDNWTLTESDFRTGGPARYYTVGETGRKLGLITPMSHNFCDSCNRIRVTCTGELYMCLGHEDNVDLRQVIRNHQGDRQALENAIISAVSSKPERHYFTIDPDHNRPTLQRHMSMTGG
- a CDS encoding DUF2336 domain-containing protein, yielding MASFNGNLDGEVTGLIQLAHEKSISGRTELFQAIADLLERRHHDLSTRELSLMSDILGTLFHHVEMDVRKKLAERLATRLDTSVDLIILLANDEIEVARPVLMLSKLLDDNNLIKIIRHKTIQHQLSITARRHLSSAVCRELVTTGNDKVVVSLLSNRDARIDNDTLAGLVEKARGREDIQAPLIKREDLPRELCAQMYEWVSDSLKEVILQTHSMSESDINEIVSGTLEDIRDENETLANQVGAEENLIEKLSTAGKLSPSFLMKSLGQGQVSLFELGFAKLANIPKDIMSSILYDRGSEALAIACRAINIDRSVFLTIYRMTREARDMESKLSQEEIDRAYDRFNNMDPRRAQLTLHSWVQDATKTRLF
- a CDS encoding sensor histidine kinase, with the protein product MHGKSEFYHDAGDDSLTGAPTSQTIVPLETLEKLRRGKQSEGKKGVSSRLLAQVRTLIDRMNIDDAVPLYVASVEGELVYVNDRYRELVSTCSVSGRGNNQTENRTLPSSLVAILNEVQLTRQTMVSEEQILVQKEVRYYRSRHFPICDDQGYVIAVGGTYVDCTQQKKQERNENLMQQRFRDFARATSDWYWEVDRDYRITFVSERLTSLTGLPAFMMNGKRFEQIGTLKKDIDGEEIICDDFLDLYKPFRDYLLVIEDQDGEEVYIHLSGVPLFDSETGAFQGYRGAGMDVTVNYRARMETLAVQKSLENTLEELTNKNIQLDMASAEAEASLNAKSEFLAAMSHELRTPLNAIIGFAEAMNLEVFGDLNPQYVSYSTDIMNAGKHLLELINDVLDVAVLESGKLSLELTPTSLADIIVKALNLTILRANSKYLDTSNVKITQDYTVNVDERRATQIFVNLLSNAVKFTPEYGEIGIQVKKLDRNHVAVTVWDTGIGIPQNQQDLVFEKFHQATDNIYSRKEEGTGLGLHISRHLAQQMGGDIRLYSVVNEGSEFTVILPIAQTD
- a CDS encoding NAD kinase; protein product: MTKNDLKLALVNSDTETAISSAEKLREFYKFVPVEEADVIVALGGDGYMLHLMHDLLHNDTPIFGMNCGTVGFLMNKFGVGNLVKRIRQAESYCFHPLKMSAITTSGESHTALAINEVSLLRETRQTAKIKIFVDEKERMDELVCDGVLVATPAGSTAYNLSAHGPIIPLGSDVVALTPISAFRPRRWRGALLPQKAKIRFEIIHPGKRPVSAVADIQEVRDVASVTIEQDKSIEITLLFDKEHTLEERILNEQFIN
- a CDS encoding DNA-3-methyladenine glycosylase 2 family protein, coding for MNRENSHISMDRDQCYQALLSRDKRYDGKFFTAVMTTGIFCRPVCPARPPKKENCSFLPSAGAAMAAGFRPCLRCRPEVSPELPGWRGTASTVTKALRMINDGALNEGSVEDLADRVGLGSRHLRRLFDQHLGASPKEIADTRRLLFAKQLITETSLPLTEVALAAGYNSLRRFNDAFHTCYKKAPRDMRRGKQSDTGEDGGLQLTLRYTPPYSWFWIRNYFKGRTLKNIENITDTSYQRSFELNGRGGYFTAKHLPDQSAFRISIFYPEISHLAPIVGRIRQLFDLDCNIQSVNDYLRQDPRLDDTVSRNPGIRIPGCWDPFELSIRAILGQQVSVEGGTTLTSRLVRKLGRPLVGAPANLSLIFPRPEDVAGADLSDIGIPKSRQDVLKLFSAKVADDPDFLFRPSQLDELIQSLCALKGIGPWTANYIAMRGLREPDAFPVSDLGLIKALDLQESKKARLEMLQIAENWRPFRAYATMYLWSSLTQETHK
- a CDS encoding methylated-DNA--[protein]-cysteine S-methyltransferase — translated: MTQLTIDHIKSPVGIIFAISNRDKLCALDFEEFEDRMHRLLAKRHDSYDLTEQKNTFLRDRLDRYFSGNMDSFNDIEVEISGTPFQSRVWQALRTIPAGETWSYKDLAAAVGNPKAVRAVGTANGQNPVAIIIPCHRVIGSDGGLAGYAGGIERKRRLLELEGISFPEK
- a CDS encoding LysR substrate-binding domain-containing protein, with amino-acid sequence MNLRDLTYLVAVADHGHFGRAAEASFVSQPALSMQIRKLEEFLGVPLFERTNKKVMITEAGREVVARARVILQEVDNIREIADSFRDPYAGKILLGAFPTLAPYLLPKIIPALHHHYPDLALYLVEEKTEILTEKIKAGEIEAALLAVPVEEDQLDYEELFTEKFLLALPERHDLARRKSISLDDIRHESLLLLEEGHCLRMQALEVCTLVGARENTEFRATSLETLRQMVAADVGMTLMPEFAVREQEGVVYRPFAGDAPSRTIGLYFRKSSVRKKLVLEISELIRSLISPES